The following coding sequences lie in one Pan paniscus chromosome X, NHGRI_mPanPan1-v2.0_pri, whole genome shotgun sequence genomic window:
- the LOC129395323 gene encoding sperm protein associated with the nucleus on the X chromosome C-like has protein sequence MGQQSSAGGVKRSTPCESNEVNETMPETSRGDSQPEPAPKKSKASDSSTVLVLSYRREVRRRYSVSDELVNDHSRVNRINRLQIDEEEFTQISVQTAANQKEDAAVNLGQ, from the exons ATGGGCCAACAATCCAGTGCTGGCGGGGTGAAGAGAAGCACCCCGTGTGAATCCAACGAGGTGAATGAGACG ATGCCAGAGACGTCAAGGGGGGACTCACAGCCAGAACCCGCTCCTAAGAAATCAAAAGCATCGGACTCCTCGACCGTATTAGTGCTTTCCTACAGGAGAGAGGTTAGAAGACGTTACTCCGTCTCCGATGAATTGGTGAATGACCACTCCCGAGTGAACCGAATCAACCGCCTCCAAATAGACGAGGAAGAATTCACGCAGATTTCTGTGCAAACAGCTGCAAACCAGAAGGAAGATGCTGCCGTTAACCTTgggcaatga